The following proteins are co-located in the Terriglobia bacterium genome:
- the had gene encoding 6-hydroxycyclohex-1-ene-1-carbonyl-CoA dehydrogenase yields the protein MQPGCAAPDVVQGLALVAPEKFGRVEAVPPDLAADDVLIEVAGCGVCHTDIGFAYDGVPTRHGLPLILGHEISGRVVLAGEQAKRWLGRAVIVPAVIPCGTCDACSCGHPTICRKQFMPGNDGDGGFATHVRVPARGLCPVPDPLSGSITLEMLSVVADAVTTPYEAIRRSGVGADNVAVFVGVGGIGGFGVQIAAAMGAAVVAIDVDAGRLDLAAAHGATHTINARECPDARSAVRAFAKQSGRRGIGLKIFETSGTTAGQQTAFSLLDPGAHLAVVGYTAHKVELRLSSLMAFDATAQGNWGCPPDQYPPALALVLEGKVQVAPFVELHPLEEGPRVLEAAHHHQLRRRAVLVPQQGSKS from the coding sequence ATGCAACCGGGTTGTGCCGCGCCCGACGTCGTTCAAGGTCTGGCTTTAGTCGCTCCAGAAAAGTTCGGTCGCGTCGAGGCAGTGCCGCCGGACCTTGCTGCGGATGATGTTCTTATCGAGGTTGCCGGCTGCGGCGTCTGCCACACCGACATCGGATTCGCCTACGATGGCGTGCCCACCCGCCATGGCCTGCCGCTGATCCTGGGGCACGAGATCTCCGGGCGCGTCGTGCTCGCGGGAGAACAGGCCAAGCGTTGGCTGGGGCGCGCGGTCATCGTGCCCGCCGTGATTCCTTGCGGCACTTGCGACGCCTGTAGCTGCGGCCATCCCACCATCTGCCGCAAGCAGTTCATGCCGGGCAACGATGGCGATGGTGGTTTCGCCACGCACGTGCGCGTGCCAGCGCGAGGCCTCTGCCCGGTACCCGACCCGCTGTCCGGCAGCATCACGCTGGAGATGCTGTCGGTGGTGGCCGACGCGGTCACTACTCCTTACGAAGCCATTCGCCGCTCCGGCGTCGGCGCGGACAACGTCGCCGTCTTCGTCGGCGTCGGCGGAATCGGGGGATTCGGCGTGCAAATCGCGGCCGCAATGGGCGCGGCCGTGGTTGCCATTGATGTAGATGCGGGGCGATTGGATCTTGCTGCTGCGCATGGCGCCACGCACACGATCAACGCCCGCGAGTGTCCCGACGCACGCTCCGCGGTGCGCGCCTTCGCCAAGCAGAGCGGCCGGCGCGGCATTGGCCTCAAGATCTTTGAAACCAGCGGCACCACCGCTGGCCAGCAGACCGCGTTCAGCCTGCTGGATCCCGGCGCCCATCTCGCGGTGGTCGGCTATACCGCGCACAAGGTCGAATTGCGACTCTCCAGCCTAATGGCCTTCGACGCCACCGCGCAGGGCAACTGGGGCTGCCCGCCTGACCAGTACCCGCCCGCACTCGCGCTGGTGCTCGAGGGCAAGGTCCAGGTTGCTCCCTTCGTCGAACTGCACCCCCTGGAGGAAGGGCCGCGGGTGCTGGAAGCCGCCCACCATCATCAACTCCGACGCCGTGCCGTGCTGGTGCCGCAGCAAGGATCGAAATCATGA